The following are from one region of the Biomphalaria glabrata chromosome 4, xgBioGlab47.1, whole genome shotgun sequence genome:
- the LOC106053490 gene encoding uncharacterized protein LOC106053490 has product MAENRTIPRHYNSRSRNQIGNQRQRQRYFLHPTSQPHVDHTAPVHAYLQAPPPVLAIAPNPLIDTRDQRTLMVARDPSALAQGYPMLYGAEVSPPTFPTMSNISPAPDVILPAVNNVPAPTHTLNMMFSNLSVSDQASSRPSVEPRLQSDSTSRVFCGPQLPPHMLFRMMFGPAVPPLSTMINHGFISGLPTAQAQTDTRDEDEWISPEYRYISSTEVGAVSDRHNGAENSDVMERDSRRYRTIMCPNNNNGECPNEDCQYMHGATCYVCRMPRLDLYRADRRERHLEECLVEMSTGKQCGICQANIPLSHTTKNFTILLNCPHSFCHRCLESWLLQMDEQSNRFCPFCDTPSAILFKSNYWFNSEELKHEVNEYFESHFQRGTIDLLNCPDFRFVLKKLFRYFRF; this is encoded by the exons ATGGCTGAAAATCGAACAATTCCAAGACACTATAATTCAAGATCAAG aAATCAAATTGGTAATCAAAGACAGCGACAGCGTTACTTCCTCCACCCCACATCACAACCACACGTCGACCACACAGCGCCAGTCCATGCCTATCTGCAAGCTCCTCCGCCTGTATTGGCTATTGCTCCAAATCCTCTGATAGACACACGTGACCAGAGAACGCTGATGGTGGCTAGAGATCCCTCCGCTCTGGCCCAAGGATATCCAATGCTCTACGGAGCGGAAGTTTCGCCGCCTACATTTCCCACGATGTCAAACATATCACCTGCTCCTGACGTGATACTGCCAGCAGTAAACAATGTTCCGGCACCAACCCATACCTTGAATATGATGTTCAGCAACCTTTCCGTCTCTGACCAGGCATCTTCAAGGCCATCAGTGGAGCCACGGTTACAAAGTGATTCAACATCTCGGGTGTTTTGCGGCCCACAGCTCCCACCCCACATGCTATTTAGAATGATGTTTGGTCCTGCAGTTCCACCTCTGTCTACAATGATCAACCACGGGTTCATTTCTGGCTTGCCTACAGCTCAAGCCCAGACAGATACCAGAGATGAGGACGAATGGATTTCTCCAGAGTACAGATATATTTCAAGCACAGAAGTGGGTGCAGTCTCTGATAGACACAATGGCGCTGAAA ATTCAGATGTCATGGAGAGAGACTCTAGACGTTACAGAACCATCATGTGTCCAAATAATAATAACGGCGAGTGTCCAAATGAAGACTGTCAGTATATGCATGGCGCCACTTGCTACGTGTGCCGGATGCCAAGACTAGACCTCTATAGAGCAGACAGAAGGGAGAGACACCTAGAG GAGTGTTTAGTTGAGATGAGTACAGGCAAGCAATGTGGCATTTGTCAAGCAAATATCCCACTGAGCCATACCACAAAGAACTTCACCATCCTCTTGAACTGCCCTCACAGTTTCTGCCATCGCTGTCTCGAGAGTTGGCTCCTACAAATGGACGAACAGAGCAACCG TTTCTGTCCTTTCTGCGACACTCCTTCCGCTATTTTGTTCAAATCAAACTATTGGTTCAATTCTGAAGAGTTGAAACATGAAGTCAACGAGTACTTTGAGAGCCATTTCCAG AGAGGAACTATTGACTTGTTGAACTGTCCAGACTTTAGATTTgtcttgaaaaaattatttagatatttcaGATTTTAG